One window from the genome of Pedobacter schmidteae encodes:
- a CDS encoding AGE family epimerase/isomerase encodes MKNYSEIYEQELLHNVIPFWMKHSKDEVQGGYFNCLDRLGNVYDTDKFMWLQAREVWTFATLYNEQEARPEWLEMAKHGADFIEQHGRDAEGNWYFSLDQSGKPLVQPYNIFSDCFASMAFAALYKADPQEKYAKLAKDTFHNILKRQDNPKGKYSKAYPGTRNLKNFALPMILSNLSLEMEHLLDKKTVDDLLKAVIHEVMDVFYQEESGLILENVNVDGSFSDSFEGRLINPGHTIEAMWFMMDLGVRLNDQKLIEKATEIALHTLEYGWDKEFGGIFYFMDIMNKPQQQLEWDQKLWWVHLEALVCMAKGYELTGNEKCLEWFEKLHDYSWERFRDPEHGEWFAYLNRRGEVLLPLKGGKWKCCFHVPRALFQIAKTMEKVGV; translated from the coding sequence ATGAAAAATTACAGTGAAATTTACGAACAGGAATTGCTTCATAATGTGATTCCATTTTGGATGAAGCATTCGAAGGATGAAGTGCAGGGGGGATATTTTAACTGTCTGGATCGTTTAGGAAATGTATACGATACAGATAAATTTATGTGGTTGCAGGCCAGAGAAGTATGGACCTTTGCTACCTTGTATAACGAGCAGGAAGCCCGGCCGGAATGGTTGGAGATGGCTAAGCATGGTGCTGATTTTATTGAGCAGCATGGCCGCGATGCAGAGGGAAACTGGTATTTTTCTTTAGATCAATCGGGCAAGCCGCTGGTGCAGCCGTACAATATATTTTCTGATTGTTTTGCCAGCATGGCATTTGCGGCTTTGTATAAAGCTGACCCACAGGAAAAATATGCTAAGTTGGCTAAAGATACTTTCCATAATATTTTAAAACGCCAGGATAATCCGAAAGGCAAATACAGCAAAGCTTATCCGGGAACACGTAACCTGAAGAATTTTGCGCTACCGATGATATTGAGCAACCTATCGTTGGAGATGGAACATCTGCTGGATAAAAAGACTGTTGATGATTTGTTAAAGGCAGTGATCCACGAAGTAATGGATGTTTTTTACCAGGAAGAGAGTGGCCTGATTTTGGAAAATGTAAACGTAGACGGTTCTTTTTCCGATTCTTTTGAGGGTCGGCTGATTAATCCGGGACATACTATTGAAGCCATGTGGTTTATGATGGATCTTGGCGTTCGCTTAAATGATCAGAAATTAATAGAAAAGGCAACTGAGATTGCCCTGCATACGCTTGAATATGGTTGGGACAAGGAATTTGGCGGTATTTTCTACTTTATGGATATCATGAACAAGCCACAACAACAGCTGGAATGGGACCAGAAATTGTGGTGGGTGCATTTGGAAGCCCTGGTTTGTATGGCTAAGGGCTATGAGCTGACAGGTAATGAAAAATGTCTGGAATGGTTTGAAAAACTGCATGATTACAGTTGGGAGCGTTTCAGAGATCCGGAGCATGGCGAGTGGTTTGCTTATCTGAACAGAAGGGGCGAAGTGTTGCTGCCGTTAAAAGGTGGTAAATGGAAATGTTGCTTTCATGTGCCAAGGGCTTTGTTTCAGATCGCAAAAACCATGGAAAAGGTAGGTGTTTAA